One Setaria italica strain Yugu1 chromosome II, Setaria_italica_v2.0, whole genome shotgun sequence DNA segment encodes these proteins:
- the LOC101778334 gene encoding peroxidase 2-like isoform X3 — protein sequence MASASCLSLLVLVALASSASAQLSSTFYDRSCPRALATIKSAVNAAVSQEARMGASLLRLHFHDCFVQGCDASVLLAGNEQNDPPNLTLRGFNVIANIKAQVEAICKQTVSCADILAVAARDSVVALGGPSWTVPLGRRDSLKAASTSMVLQNLIPPTSSLTQLIQGYGNLGLNPTDLVALSGAHTIGQAHCPSYQDHIYNDTNINQAFAASLKANCPATGGSNVMAPLDTTTPNAFDNAYFKNLQSQKGLLHSDQELFNGGSTDNTVRNFASNPSAFSSAFVTAMIKMGNISPLTGTQGQIRTTCSAANP from the exons ATGGCCTCTGCCTCTTGCCTTAGCCTGTTGGTGCTGGTGGCTctggcctcgtcggcgtcggcgcagcTGTCGTCGACGTTCTACGACAGGTCGTGCCCCAGGGCTCTGGCCACCATCAAGAGCGCGGTGAATGCCGCGGTGTCGCAGGAGGCGCGCATGGGCGCCTCCCTGCTCAGGCTgcacttccacgactgctttgTCCAA GGTTGTGACGCATCCGTTCTGCTGGCGGGGAACGAGCAGAACGATCCTCCGAATCTAACTCTGAGAGGCTTCAACGTCATCGCCAACATCAAGGCGCAGGTGGAGGCCATCTGCAAGCAgaccgtctcctgcgccgacatcctcgccgtcgccgcccgcgacTCCGTCGTAGCG CTGGGAGGGCCGTCTTGGACAGTTCCGCTGGGGAGAAGGGACTCGCTGAAAGCTGCAAGCACGAGCATGGTGTTGCAGAACCTCATCCCGCCTACATCTAGCCTCACTCAACTGATTCAAGGGTACGGGAACTTGGGCCTCAACCCAACCGACTTGGTTGCTCTCTCAG GTGCGCACACGATCGGCCAGGCGCACTGCCCGAGCTACCAAGACCACATCTACAACGACACCAACATCAACCAGGCGTTCGCGGCGTCGCTCAAGGCCAACTGCCCCGCGACAGGCGGCTCCAACGTCATGGCACCGCTGGACACGACGACGCCCAACGCGTTCGACAACGCCTACTTCAAGAACCTGCAGTCGCAGAAGGGGCTCCTGCACTCCGACCAGGAGCTCTTCAACGGCGGCAGCACCGACAACACGGTCCGCAACTTCGCGTCCAACCCGTCGGCGTTCAGCAGCGCCTTCGTGACTGCCATGATCAAGATGGGCAACATCAGCCCTCTGACGGGGACGCAAGGCCAGATCAGGACCACATGCTCCGCGGCGAACCCGTAA
- the LOC101779151 gene encoding cationic peroxidase 1 has product MATVLVYLTVMAAVVASAAFGAAELTADYYSETCPHALSTIKLLVGAAILREPRMGASLVRLHFHDCFVNGCDGSILLDDTDDMIGEKTAKPNNNSIRGYDVIDTIKSAVNTVCLGNVVSCADIVAVAARDSIVALGGTSYDVLLGRRDATTASIDDANNDIPNPFMDLPALVSNFESHGLSLHDLVVLSGGHTLGYSRCLFFRSRLYNETDTLDPAYAASLDERCPPSGDDEALTSLDDTPTTVDTDYYQGLMQGRALLHSDQQLYQGGGGDADALVKYYGEKPSKFWEDFAAAMVKMGNLSPLTGDEGEIRENCRVVNQE; this is encoded by the exons ATGGCGACCGTTCTTGTTTACCTCACCGTGATGGCGGCGGTTGTGGCCTCGGCGGCGTTCGGGGCGGCGGAGCTCACCGCGGATTACTACAGCGAGACGTGCCCGCACGCGCTGAGCACCATCAAGCTCCTCGTCGGCGCGGCCATCCTCAGGGAGCCCAGGATGGGGGCGTCGCTCGTCCGCCTccacttccacgactgcttcgtcaat GGCTGCGACGGCTCCATCCTGCTGGACGACACCGATGACATGATCGGCGAGAAGACGGCCAAGCCCAACAACAACTCGATCAGAGGGTACGACGTCATCGACACCATCAAGTCGGCGGTGAACACGGTCTGCTTGGGGAACGTCGTCTCCTGCGCTGACATCGTGGCTGTAGCTGCTCGAGACTCCATTGTCGCG CTGGGAGGAACATCCTACGACGTGCTCctggggcggcgcgacgcgacgacggcgagcaTCGACGACGCGAACAACGACATCCCGAACCCGTTCATGGACCTGCCGGCACTAGTCTCCAACTTCGAGTCCCACGGCCTCTCCCTGCACGACCTCGTCGTGCTCTCCGGCGGCCACACGCTGGGCTACTCCCGCTGCCTCTTCTTCCGGAGCCGCCTCTACAACGAGACCGACACGCTGGACCCGGCCTACGCGGCGTCGCTGGACGAGCGGTGCCCGCcctccggcgacgacgaggcgcTGACGTCGCTGGACGACACCCCCACCACCGTCGACACCGATTACTACCAGGGCCTCATGCAGGGCCGCGCGCTGCTCCACTCGGACCAGCAGCTGtaccagggcggcggcggcgacgccgacgccctCGTCAAGTACTACGGCGAGAAGCCCAGCAAGTTCTGGGAGGACTTCGCCGCGGCCATGGTGAAGATGGGCAACCTCAGCCCGCTCACCGGCGACGAAGGCGAGATCAGGGAGAACTGCCGGGTCGTCAACCAGGAGTGA
- the LOC101779552 gene encoding extensin-like codes for MVAIASKSMASHALLFLAVTLVLAASVWAQGQSAPAPAPAPASRPARTPSPTPAPTPARTPSPTPAPTPARTPAPTPAPTPTPTPAPTPAPTPAPTPTPTPTPTPTPTPAPTPAPTPTPTPTPTPTPTPAPTPVPTPTPTPAPTPVPTPTPTPTPAPTPTPTPAPTPAPTPAPTPAPTPAPTPTPTPAPTPVPTPTPTPAPTPAPTPAPTPTHELTPNPTPAPTPAPTPSPTPAPTPAHTPTPTPTPTPAPTPTPTPAPTPAPTPAPAPTPTPTPAPTPVPQPPTKTPPPPPKKTPPPKKTPPPPPKKTPPPTKTPPPPPKKTPPPTKTPPPPPKKTPPPPPSCPTDFKNIFDFKIAIFKYAEQGILLVPVPNSLQIIIGKLPVPPFVKARCLCYGRTLFGILIGDITCARG; via the coding sequence ATGGTAGCCATAGCATCCAAGTCCATGGCTTCCCATGCGCTTCTCTTCCTCGCCGTGACACTTGTGCTCGCGGCTTCAGTGTGGGCCCAGGGACAGTCCGCACCCGCACCAGCTCCGGCGCCTGCATCGAGACCAGCTCGAACACCATCCCCGACACCAGCACCGACACCAGCTCGAACACCATCCCCGACACCTGCACCGACACCAGCTCGAACACCAGCCCCGACTCCTGCACCGACCCCTACTCCGACACCTGCACCAACGCCTGCACCTACTCCTGCACCAACCCCCACTCCGACGCCTACTCCTACGCCGACACCGACCCCAGCACCAACACCTGCACCAACCCCCACTCCGACGCCTACTCCTACGCCGACACCTACCCCAGCACCAACACCTGTACCGACCCCTACTCCCACACCGGCTCCAACCCCAGTGCCAACTCCGACCCCAACCCCAACTCCTGCACCGACCCCTACTCCGACACCTGCACCAACACCTGCACCTACTCCTGCACCAACCCCCGCTCCGACGCCTGCTCCTACGCCGACACCGACCCCAGCACCAACACCTGTACCGACCCCTACTCCCACTCCGGCTCCCACGCCGGCTCCAACCCCTGCACCAACACCGACTCATGAACTGACCCCTAATCCGACACCTGCACCAACGCCTGCACCTACTCCTTCACCAACCCCCGCTCCGACACCTGCTCATACGCCGACACCAACCCCAACACCAACACCTGCACCGACCCCTACTCCCACGCCGGCTCCGACCCCTGCACCGACACCGGCTCCTGCTCCCACACCTACACCAACGCCTGCTCCCACACCTGTTCCACAGCCGCCCACAAAgacacctccaccgccgcccaaAAAGACACCGCCACCCAAAAAgacacctccaccgccgcccaaAAAGACACCGCCACCCACAAAgacacctccaccgccgcccaaAAAGACACCGCCGCCCACAAAgacacctccaccgccgcccaaaaagacacctccaccgccgccatcctGCCCTACCGACTTCAAAAACATATTTGATTTTAAAATAGCCATTTTTAAGTACGCTGAACAAGGCATTCTTCTTGTGCCTGTCCCTAATAGCCTGCAGATCATCATTGGAAAGCTCCCTGTCCCACCCTTCGTCAAAGCAAGGTGTTTGTGCTATGGCCGCACCCTTTTCGGGATCCTCATCGGCGACATAACATGCGCGAGGGGATGA
- the LOC101779946 gene encoding extensin-like — translation MSAPTRSPPAPTNPPMLAPAPTPTRAPTPAPTPAPTPAPTPVPTPSPTPAPTPAPTPAPTPAPTPVPTPSPTPAPTPAPTPAPTPAPTPLPTPSPTPAPTPAPTPAPTPASAPAPTPAPTPVPTPAPTPVPTPSPTPAPTPAPAPALTPAPTPVPTPAPTPVPTPAPTPAPTPAPAPTPTPAPAPTPVPTPAPTPASIVAPTQAPTLTPTPSPIPAPTPTPTSTLTPTPTPAPAPAPTPAPVPPPSTPRPPPPPQAVCPAGFSNLEAFNSAVLPYALRRTILLLVSKPSIALFPPTIKTTCLCYFSTSTTIGIITVPSVRGPIECVPARTA, via the coding sequence ATGTCAGCACCCACACGATCACCACCAGCTCCAACTAATCCACCCATGCTAGCACCAgctccgactccgactcgtGCACCGACACCAGCTCCGACGCCGGCACCGACTCCTGCTCCCACGCCCGTCCCGaccccttctccgacgccagcACCAACCCCTGCTCCGACACCGGCACCGACTCCTGCTCCCACGCCCGTCCCGaccccttctccgacgccagcACCAACCCCTGCTCCGACACCGGCACCGACTCCTGCTCCCACGCCCCTCCCGaccccttctccgacgccagcACCAACCCCTGCTCCGACACCGGCACCGACTCCTGCTTCAGCACCGGCACCGACTCCTGCTCCCACGCCCGTTCCAACTCCTGCTCCGACACCCGTCCCGACCCCTTCTCCAACGCCAGCACCAACCCCTGCTCCGGCACCGGCACTGACTCCTGCTCCCACACCCGTTCCGACTCCTGCTCCGACACCCGTCCCGACCCCTGCACCCACGCCGGCACCAACCCCTGCTCCGGCACCCACTCCgactcctgctcctgctccgacGCCGGTACCAACCCCTGCACCTACACCAGCATCGATAGTTGCTCCTACACAAGCACCAACCCTGACACCGACGCCCTCACCAATACCTGCTCCGACTCCTACTCCAACGTCCACATTGACCCCTACTCCGACAccagctccagctcctgcaCCAACCCCTGCACCGGTGCCGCCACCTTCAACGCccagaccaccaccaccaccccaagCTGTGTGTCCTGCCGGCTTCAGTAACCTAGAAGCGTTTAACTCTGCCGTTCTACCCTATGCTTTACGCCGCACTATTCTGCTTTTGGTATCTAAGCCGAGCATTGCTCTCTTCCCGCCCACCATCAAAACAACATGCCTTTGCTATTTCTCAACTAGCACCACGATCGGCATCATAACCGTTCCCAGTGTCAGAGGCCCCATCGAATGCGTGCCTGCCCGAACTGCTTGA
- the LOC101780355 gene encoding WEB family protein At2g38370 isoform X1, which produces MNGEPEAQDLAPPAAGGVLEVRAEVDTSAPFKSVREAVDHFGGSAAWSSHLIKRMFVPPKKQVGTEELANLEEQTRQLEKVLSIKERETLDVLKELESTKKVIAYLKLQVQSEEACTFSISEERDQAEATTEEGPPEKQSENAEPEVRMPGQDAQLQQAPGSSVLKGLEQAKANLNKTSSDLEAIRACIESLRNEIAKEKVLVERSREKVCANTTLISSLEDELDRTTSQKLQTLRDLQRRCQDPSDIFIEINNMTSELEQLRNAANASKSEAVMLAAEIEKMRASIGTAEVRCLAAKKIEEAARAAEALALAEIKILLSNEASSAEGLQGADGVNLSLEEYSELVAKAQEADECSRKKIEAAMVQVAEANQSESCSIRKLEEAQLQVDECKKALQEAQKRVDAANRGKIAVEEALRRCRSATGYKRRSFHDHPKFKHAAPRCRDSQNLDIVDLSKGPLKPTLSIGQILSRKLMGPDGYDKSVWENTSEASNVSLGQILNRRRAVVYSSDATAHASGQWDKSKHAKKFAGKRKKFAFTGLSVFLARQAKSKKNKNHISTTNVNLAGKKNCCVPS; this is translated from the exons ATGAACGGCGAGCCCGAGGCGCAAGACCtagctccgcccgccgccggcggcgtcctgGAGGTCCGGGCGGAGGTCGACACCTCGGCGCCCTTCAAGTCTGTGCGCGAGGCCGTCGACCACTtcggcggcagcgccgcctGGAGCTCCCACCTCATCAAGCGCATGTTCGTGCCCCCAAAG AAACAGGTGGGAACTGAAGAATTGGCCAATTTGGAAGAGCAGACCCGGCAGCTGGAGAAGGTGCTCAGCATCAAAGAAAGGGAAACGCTTGATGTGCTGAAAGAGTTGGAGTCCACCAAGAAGGTTATTGCATATTTAAAGCTCCAGGTACAGAGCGAAGAAGCTTGTACATTTTCCATCTCTGAGGAGAGGGACCAAGCTGAGGCAACCACTGAAGAAGGACCTCCGGAAAAGCAGTCTGAAAATGCCGAACCTGAAGTGCGTATGCCTGGCCAAGATGCACAGCTGCAGCAGGCTCCTGGTTCTTCAGTGCTAAAGGGGCTTGAGCAGGCCAAAGCTAACTTAAACAAGACCTCGAGTGATTTAGAAGCTATAAGGGCCTGCATCGAGTCGCTACGGAATGAAATTGCTAAAGAGAAAGTCTTGGTGGAGAGAAGCCGAGAGAAGGTGTGCGCCAACACTACATTGATTTCATCACTGGAGGATGAACTAGACCGGACGACCTCACAGAAGCTGCAGACACTGAGGGATCTGCAGAGGAGGTGTCAAGATCCCTCGGACATCTTCATCGAGATCAACAACATGACGTCTGAGCTAGAGCAGCTCAGGAACGCAGCGAATGCGTCGAAATCTGAAGCTGTTATGTTGGCTGCTGAAATTGAGAAGATGAGAGCTAGCATTGGCACTGCTGAGGTGAGGTGTCTTGCAGCCAAGAAGATAGAAGAGGCTGCAAGAGCAGCAGAAGCTCTTGCACTCGCTGAGATCAAGATCCTACTAAGCAATGAAGCTTCATCAGCTGAGGGTCTCCAGGGTGCAGATGGTGTGAACCTTTCATTGGAAGAGTACTCTGAGCTTGTTGCCAAAGCGCAAGAGGCTGATGAATGCTCAAGAAAGAAAATTGAAGCTGCAATGGTGCAGGTTGCTGAAGCCAACCAGTCAGAATCTTGCTCCATTCGAAAGCTGGAAGAAGCTCAATTACAAGTTGACGAATGTAAGAAGGCACTACAGGAGGCCCAGAAGAGGGTGGATGCTGCCAACCGGGGCAAGATCGCAGTAGAAGAGGCTCTTCGTAGATGCCGATCTGCGACTGGGTACAAGAGGCGTTCATTCCATGACCATCCCAAGTTCAAACACGCAGCACCCCGTTGCAGAGATTCCCAAAATTTGGATATTGTGGACCTTTCAAAGGGTCCCTTGAAGCCAACATTGTCGATCGGTCAGATACTGAGTAGGAAGCTAATGGGGCCTGATGGGTATGATAAAAGTGTTTGGGAGAATACAAGTGAAGCTTCTAATGTGTCACTTGGCCAGATTCTGAACCGAAGGCGTGCAGTTGTGTATAGCAGTGATGCAACTGCTCATGCCAGCGGGCAGTGGGATAAGTCGAAGCATGCCAAGAAATTTgcaggaaaaaggaagaaatttGCATTTACTGGACTCTCAGTTTTCTTGGCAAGACAAGCCAAGAGCAAGAAGAATAAAAATCACATTAGTACTACTAATGTCAACttggcaggaaaaaaaaattgttgtgtACCTAGCTAG
- the LOC101780355 gene encoding WEB family protein At2g38370 isoform X2, producing MNGEPEAQDLAPPAAGGVLEVRAEVDTSAPFKSVREAVDHFGGSAAWSSHLIKRMFVPPKVGTEELANLEEQTRQLEKVLSIKERETLDVLKELESTKKVIAYLKLQVQSEEACTFSISEERDQAEATTEEGPPEKQSENAEPEVRMPGQDAQLQQAPGSSVLKGLEQAKANLNKTSSDLEAIRACIESLRNEIAKEKVLVERSREKVCANTTLISSLEDELDRTTSQKLQTLRDLQRRCQDPSDIFIEINNMTSELEQLRNAANASKSEAVMLAAEIEKMRASIGTAEVRCLAAKKIEEAARAAEALALAEIKILLSNEASSAEGLQGADGVNLSLEEYSELVAKAQEADECSRKKIEAAMVQVAEANQSESCSIRKLEEAQLQVDECKKALQEAQKRVDAANRGKIAVEEALRRCRSATGYKRRSFHDHPKFKHAAPRCRDSQNLDIVDLSKGPLKPTLSIGQILSRKLMGPDGYDKSVWENTSEASNVSLGQILNRRRAVVYSSDATAHASGQWDKSKHAKKFAGKRKKFAFTGLSVFLARQAKSKKNKNHISTTNVNLAGKKNCCVPS from the exons ATGAACGGCGAGCCCGAGGCGCAAGACCtagctccgcccgccgccggcggcgtcctgGAGGTCCGGGCGGAGGTCGACACCTCGGCGCCCTTCAAGTCTGTGCGCGAGGCCGTCGACCACTtcggcggcagcgccgcctGGAGCTCCCACCTCATCAAGCGCATGTTCGTGCCCCCAAAG GTGGGAACTGAAGAATTGGCCAATTTGGAAGAGCAGACCCGGCAGCTGGAGAAGGTGCTCAGCATCAAAGAAAGGGAAACGCTTGATGTGCTGAAAGAGTTGGAGTCCACCAAGAAGGTTATTGCATATTTAAAGCTCCAGGTACAGAGCGAAGAAGCTTGTACATTTTCCATCTCTGAGGAGAGGGACCAAGCTGAGGCAACCACTGAAGAAGGACCTCCGGAAAAGCAGTCTGAAAATGCCGAACCTGAAGTGCGTATGCCTGGCCAAGATGCACAGCTGCAGCAGGCTCCTGGTTCTTCAGTGCTAAAGGGGCTTGAGCAGGCCAAAGCTAACTTAAACAAGACCTCGAGTGATTTAGAAGCTATAAGGGCCTGCATCGAGTCGCTACGGAATGAAATTGCTAAAGAGAAAGTCTTGGTGGAGAGAAGCCGAGAGAAGGTGTGCGCCAACACTACATTGATTTCATCACTGGAGGATGAACTAGACCGGACGACCTCACAGAAGCTGCAGACACTGAGGGATCTGCAGAGGAGGTGTCAAGATCCCTCGGACATCTTCATCGAGATCAACAACATGACGTCTGAGCTAGAGCAGCTCAGGAACGCAGCGAATGCGTCGAAATCTGAAGCTGTTATGTTGGCTGCTGAAATTGAGAAGATGAGAGCTAGCATTGGCACTGCTGAGGTGAGGTGTCTTGCAGCCAAGAAGATAGAAGAGGCTGCAAGAGCAGCAGAAGCTCTTGCACTCGCTGAGATCAAGATCCTACTAAGCAATGAAGCTTCATCAGCTGAGGGTCTCCAGGGTGCAGATGGTGTGAACCTTTCATTGGAAGAGTACTCTGAGCTTGTTGCCAAAGCGCAAGAGGCTGATGAATGCTCAAGAAAGAAAATTGAAGCTGCAATGGTGCAGGTTGCTGAAGCCAACCAGTCAGAATCTTGCTCCATTCGAAAGCTGGAAGAAGCTCAATTACAAGTTGACGAATGTAAGAAGGCACTACAGGAGGCCCAGAAGAGGGTGGATGCTGCCAACCGGGGCAAGATCGCAGTAGAAGAGGCTCTTCGTAGATGCCGATCTGCGACTGGGTACAAGAGGCGTTCATTCCATGACCATCCCAAGTTCAAACACGCAGCACCCCGTTGCAGAGATTCCCAAAATTTGGATATTGTGGACCTTTCAAAGGGTCCCTTGAAGCCAACATTGTCGATCGGTCAGATACTGAGTAGGAAGCTAATGGGGCCTGATGGGTATGATAAAAGTGTTTGGGAGAATACAAGTGAAGCTTCTAATGTGTCACTTGGCCAGATTCTGAACCGAAGGCGTGCAGTTGTGTATAGCAGTGATGCAACTGCTCATGCCAGCGGGCAGTGGGATAAGTCGAAGCATGCCAAGAAATTTgcaggaaaaaggaagaaatttGCATTTACTGGACTCTCAGTTTTCTTGGCAAGACAAGCCAAGAGCAAGAAGAATAAAAATCACATTAGTACTACTAATGTCAACttggcaggaaaaaaaaattgttgtgtACCTAGCTAG